In Gouania willdenowi chromosome 17, fGouWil2.1, whole genome shotgun sequence, one DNA window encodes the following:
- the LOC114479512 gene encoding uncharacterized protein LOC114479512 isoform X1: METKNTQGNCYQPGQGPNRKKNYQREKRARKRARERAALLQTQGDVSTESVVVTSPVEVQVKPIVQTLHEEEQVGLNEEAIAVAQESVVATSPVEVHVPHAEEQVGLNEEAIAVAQESVVATSPVEVHVPHAEEQVGLNEEAIAVAQESVVATSPVEVHVPHAEEQVGLNEEAIAVAQESVVATSPVEVHVPHAEEQVGLNEEAIAVAQESVVATSPVEVHVPHAEEQVGLNEEAIAVAQESVVATSPVEVHVPHAEEQVELNGEAIEVAQEVTELSFSVVHRSEDQEISQPQLDFLIHMMENQQKDIDALKESVVQFHQTLKDQTIQWQKNLDIILEAQEKNRQDIKYIREQMEKEKNSPKKENFFQQLVKNVRKLWQKMKQIVIGSKQTPRKHESHLIVKKYFNQISI; encoded by the exons ATGGAgacgaaaaacacacaaggaaaTTGTTACCAACCAGGTCAAGGTCCTAATAGGAAGAAAAACTACCAGCGCGAGAAACGAGCTCGGAAGCGCGCGAGAGAACGGGCTGCTCTGCTCCAAACTCAGGGAGATGTCTCCACTGAGTCTGTGGTTGTTACCAGCCCTGTGGAGGTTCAGGTAAAACCAATAGTCCAAACCCTGCATGAAGAAGAACAGGTTGGGCTTAATGAAGAAGCAATAGCAGTCGCTCAGGAGTCTGTGGTTGCTACCAGCCCTGTGGAGGTTCACGTCCCCCATGCAGAAGAACAGGTTGGGCTTAATGAAGAAGCAATAGCAGTCGCTCAGGAGTCTGTGGTTGCTACCAGCCCTGTGGAGGTTCACGTCCCCCATGCAGAAGAACAGGTTGGGCTTAATGAAGAAGCAATAGCAGTCGCTCAGGAGTCTGTGGTTGCTACCAGCCCTGTGGAGGTTCACGTCCCCCATGCAGAAGAACAGGTTGGGCTTAATGAAGAAGCAATAGCAGTCGCTCAGGAGTCTGTGGTTGCTACCAGCCCTGTGGAGGTTCACGTCCCCCATGCAGAAGAACAGGTTGGGCTTAATGAAGAAGCAATAGCAGTCGCTCAGGAGTCTGTGGTTGCTACCAGCCCTGTGGAGGTTCACGTCCCCCATGCAGAAGAACAGGTTGGGCTTAATGAAGAAGCAATAGCAGTCGCTCAGGAGTCTGTGGTTGCTACCAGCCCTGTGGAGGTTCACGTCCCCCATGCAGAAGAACAGGTTGAGCTTAATGGAGAAGCAATAGAAGTTGCTCAGGAGGTCACTGAGCTCAGTTTTTCAGTGGTTCATCGATCAGAAGACCAGGAGATTTCACAGCCCCAATTGGATTTTCTGATCCACATGATGGAGAACCAG CAGAAGGACATCGATGCCCTCAAAGAGTCTGTGGTGCAGTTCCACCAAACCTTAAAGGACCAGACAATTCAGTGGCAGAAAAACTTGGACATCATCTTGGAAGCTCAGGAGAAAAACAGACAGGATATAAAGTACATCAGAGAGCAgatggaaaaggaaaaaaattctCCCAAAAAGGAAAATTTTTTTCAGCAACTCGTCAAAAATGTGAGGAAGCTGTGGCAGAAGATGAAACAGATTGTGATTGGCTCCAAGCAGACAccaagaaaacatgagtcaCATCTAATTGTTAAAAAGTATTTCAATCAAATTTCAATTTGA
- the LOC114479512 gene encoding uncharacterized protein LOC114479512 isoform X2, which yields METKNTQGNCYQPGQGPNRKKNYQREKRARKRARERAALLQTQGDVSTESVVVTSPVEVQVKPIVQTLHEEEQVGLNEEAIAVAQESVVATSPVEVHVPHAEEQVGLNEEAIAVAQESVVATSPVEVHVPHAEEQVGLNEEAIAVAQESVVATSPVEVHVPHAEEQVGLNEEAIAVAQESVVATSPVEVHVPHAEEQVGLNEEAIAVAQESVVATSPVEVHVPHAEEQVGLNEEAIAVAQESVVATSPVEVHVPHAEEQVELNGEAIEVAQEVTELSFSVVHRSEDQEISQPQLDFLIHMMENQEKDIDALKESVVQFHQTLKDQTIQWQKNLDIILEAQEKNRQDIKYIREQMEKEKNSPKKENFFQQLVKNVRKLWQKMKQIVIGSKQTPRKHESHLIVKKYFNQISI from the exons ATGGAgacgaaaaacacacaaggaaaTTGTTACCAACCAGGTCAAGGTCCTAATAGGAAGAAAAACTACCAGCGCGAGAAACGAGCTCGGAAGCGCGCGAGAGAACGGGCTGCTCTGCTCCAAACTCAGGGAGATGTCTCCACTGAGTCTGTGGTTGTTACCAGCCCTGTGGAGGTTCAGGTAAAACCAATAGTCCAAACCCTGCATGAAGAAGAACAGGTTGGGCTTAATGAAGAAGCAATAGCAGTCGCTCAGGAGTCTGTGGTTGCTACCAGCCCTGTGGAGGTTCACGTCCCCCATGCAGAAGAACAGGTTGGGCTTAATGAAGAAGCAATAGCAGTCGCTCAGGAGTCTGTGGTTGCTACCAGCCCTGTGGAGGTTCACGTCCCCCATGCAGAAGAACAGGTTGGGCTTAATGAAGAAGCAATAGCAGTCGCTCAGGAGTCTGTGGTTGCTACCAGCCCTGTGGAGGTTCACGTCCCCCATGCAGAAGAACAGGTTGGGCTTAATGAAGAAGCAATAGCAGTCGCTCAGGAGTCTGTGGTTGCTACCAGCCCTGTGGAGGTTCACGTCCCCCATGCAGAAGAACAGGTTGGGCTTAATGAAGAAGCAATAGCAGTCGCTCAGGAGTCTGTGGTTGCTACCAGCCCTGTGGAGGTTCACGTCCCCCATGCAGAAGAACAGGTTGGGCTTAATGAAGAAGCAATAGCAGTCGCTCAGGAGTCTGTGGTTGCTACCAGCCCTGTGGAGGTTCACGTCCCCCATGCAGAAGAACAGGTTGAGCTTAATGGAGAAGCAATAGAAGTTGCTCAGGAGGTCACTGAGCTCAGTTTTTCAGTGGTTCATCGATCAGAAGACCAGGAGATTTCACAGCCCCAATTGGATTTTCTGATCCACATGATGGAGAACCAGGAGAAG GACATCGATGCCCTCAAAGAGTCTGTGGTGCAGTTCCACCAAACCTTAAAGGACCAGACAATTCAGTGGCAGAAAAACTTGGACATCATCTTGGAAGCTCAGGAGAAAAACAGACAGGATATAAAGTACATCAGAGAGCAgatggaaaaggaaaaaaattctCCCAAAAAGGAAAATTTTTTTCAGCAACTCGTCAAAAATGTGAGGAAGCTGTGGCAGAAGATGAAACAGATTGTGATTGGCTCCAAGCAGACAccaagaaaacatgagtcaCATCTAATTGTTAAAAAGTATTTCAATCAAATTTCAATTTGA
- the LOC114479512 gene encoding uncharacterized protein LOC114479512 isoform X3: METKNTQGNCYQPGQGPNRKKNYQREKRARKRARERAALLQTQGDVSTESVVVTSPVEVQVKPIVQTLHEEEQVGLNEEAIAVAQESVVATSPVEVHVPHAEEQVGLNEEAIAVAQESVVATSPVEVHVPHAEEQVGLNEEAIAVAQESVVATSPVEVHVPHAEEQVGLNEEAIAVAQESVVATSPVEVHVPHAEEQVGLNEEAIAVAQESVVATSPVEVHVPHAEEQVELNGEAIEVAQEVTELSFSVVHRSEDQEISQPQLDFLIHMMENQQKDIDALKESVVQFHQTLKDQTIQWQKNLDIILEAQEKNRQDIKYIREQMEKEKNSPKKENFFQQLVKNVRKLWQKMKQIVIGSKQTPRKHESHLIVKKYFNQISI, translated from the exons ATGGAgacgaaaaacacacaaggaaaTTGTTACCAACCAGGTCAAGGTCCTAATAGGAAGAAAAACTACCAGCGCGAGAAACGAGCTCGGAAGCGCGCGAGAGAACGGGCTGCTCTGCTCCAAACTCAGGGAGATGTCTCCACTGAGTCTGTGGTTGTTACCAGCCCTGTGGAGGTTCAGGTAAAACCAATAGTCCAAACCCTGCATGAAGAAGAACAG GTTGGGCTTAATGAAGAAGCAATAGCAGTCGCTCAGGAGTCTGTGGTTGCTACCAGCCCTGTGGAGGTTCACGTCCCCCATGCAGAAGAACAGGTTGGGCTTAATGAAGAAGCAATAGCAGTCGCTCAGGAGTCTGTGGTTGCTACCAGCCCTGTGGAGGTTCACGTCCCCCATGCAGAAGAACAGGTTGGGCTTAATGAAGAAGCAATAGCAGTCGCTCAGGAGTCTGTGGTTGCTACCAGCCCTGTGGAGGTTCACGTCCCCCATGCAGAAGAACAGGTTGGGCTTAATGAAGAAGCAATAGCAGTCGCTCAGGAGTCTGTGGTTGCTACCAGCCCTGTGGAGGTTCACGTCCCCCATGCAGAAGAACAGGTTGGGCTTAATGAAGAAGCAATAGCAGTCGCTCAGGAGTCTGTGGTTGCTACCAGCCCTGTGGAGGTTCACGTCCCCCATGCAGAAGAACAGGTTGAGCTTAATGGAGAAGCAATAGAAGTTGCTCAGGAGGTCACTGAGCTCAGTTTTTCAGTGGTTCATCGATCAGAAGACCAGGAGATTTCACAGCCCCAATTGGATTTTCTGATCCACATGATGGAGAACCAG CAGAAGGACATCGATGCCCTCAAAGAGTCTGTGGTGCAGTTCCACCAAACCTTAAAGGACCAGACAATTCAGTGGCAGAAAAACTTGGACATCATCTTGGAAGCTCAGGAGAAAAACAGACAGGATATAAAGTACATCAGAGAGCAgatggaaaaggaaaaaaattctCCCAAAAAGGAAAATTTTTTTCAGCAACTCGTCAAAAATGTGAGGAAGCTGTGGCAGAAGATGAAACAGATTGTGATTGGCTCCAAGCAGACAccaagaaaacatgagtcaCATCTAATTGTTAAAAAGTATTTCAATCAAATTTCAATTTGA